A stretch of Candidatus Vicinibacter affinis DNA encodes these proteins:
- a CDS encoding PD40 domain-containing protein — translation MPNKIILLYIFTCIYGSISYGQNYPSFQSYWVPITENIQEDNHYEAYYLIGEALKYKLSEDTLHFLAGKSAMALNAYSKAESHFKALLKSDFEERHPEIDFYLAELQYSQGRYTEALVSYQAYLAKSEEEEINHILSQHRLDQVRWAKSHLNTKDPLIKMKKMEGGVNTKESESGPMASRGDLYFSGLRMDPKFKSSSKGKPKGKIFKYNEKSGVTDTLETGLIEANTFVANPSFSSDRTKFIYSQCNYKEGTTNIECELYFKVFENGKWSRPIKFPEEVNQKNYSSTQASIVKDNLTGLDRLYFASNRPDGKGGYDVYTVLIRDDGSCSAAENLEIINTPGDEYSPYYSTKSKSLYFSSNYHNGFGGLDVFKYSWKGKDSLKVVNLGPSINSSYDELSYSTMTNEKSAYLVSNKPGSAYVDELLQACCFDIYKVNITPATVELLVITKDAFDSLELTGVKLQLIDVTESDSLITSLNLDDRSQFNFKLVEGRNYKIIASRDGYESDSIKLTTIDLPNFDQIKREIFLIERKQLNVLTFERTTNAWLKGVKVELWDTDKNELLREMTNPDSNFFNFELLKGRNYKLLASKKKYESDMITISAKETAAEKLLNRKMFLELSAIAELRKLLPIRLFFDNDMPNPRSDSDTTNVLFSKIYNDYVAKKGKYTYEFTHILKGPIKEKTILEIDTFFEKGVKANGDKLEIFMDKLQIILEEGHDIDIFLKGYASPRAKSDYNQKLSSRRVNSIRNEFDTYNNSSFHPFIKSQSLKIKEIPFGESMSGNDVSDSLEDTRNSIYSLKAAYERRVEILEILKGVDDRGKL, via the coding sequence GTGCCCAACAAAATAATTTTACTTTATATTTTTACGTGCATTTATGGTAGCATTTCCTATGGTCAGAATTATCCTTCATTTCAATCATATTGGGTGCCAATTACCGAAAATATTCAGGAGGACAACCATTATGAAGCTTATTATTTAATTGGCGAGGCATTGAAGTATAAATTAAGTGAAGATACCTTGCATTTTCTAGCAGGGAAATCAGCAATGGCCTTAAACGCATATTCAAAAGCTGAATCCCATTTTAAGGCTCTTTTAAAGTCAGATTTTGAGGAACGACATCCAGAAATTGATTTTTATTTAGCTGAATTACAATACAGCCAGGGTCGATATACGGAAGCTTTGGTTTCCTACCAGGCCTACTTGGCAAAATCAGAAGAAGAAGAAATTAATCACATTCTTTCACAACATCGTCTTGACCAAGTAAGGTGGGCTAAGAGTCATCTGAATACCAAGGATCCATTAATTAAGATGAAAAAAATGGAGGGTGGAGTTAATACCAAAGAAAGTGAATCGGGCCCTATGGCTTCAAGAGGGGATTTGTATTTTTCAGGATTGAGAATGGATCCAAAATTCAAATCATCGTCTAAAGGAAAACCTAAAGGTAAAATATTCAAGTATAATGAAAAAAGTGGGGTAACTGATACTCTTGAGACAGGCCTAATTGAAGCAAATACCTTTGTTGCAAATCCAAGTTTTTCTTCAGATCGGACAAAATTCATTTACAGTCAATGTAATTACAAAGAGGGTACTACTAATATTGAATGTGAGTTGTATTTCAAGGTATTCGAAAATGGAAAATGGAGTAGGCCAATAAAATTTCCTGAAGAAGTAAATCAGAAAAATTATTCATCGACACAGGCAAGTATTGTTAAAGACAACCTTACGGGCTTGGATCGATTGTACTTTGCCAGTAATCGACCAGATGGAAAAGGTGGATATGATGTATACACTGTTTTAATCAGGGATGATGGAAGTTGTTCTGCTGCAGAAAATCTGGAAATAATAAATACTCCTGGTGATGAATATTCACCTTATTATTCAACCAAATCAAAGAGCCTTTACTTCAGTAGCAATTATCATAATGGGTTTGGCGGATTAGATGTTTTTAAGTATAGTTGGAAAGGAAAGGATTCACTCAAAGTTGTTAATCTAGGACCATCAATTAACTCAAGCTATGACGAACTAAGTTACAGTACGATGACAAATGAAAAGTCTGCATACCTTGTGTCAAATAAACCTGGGTCAGCTTATGTCGATGAATTACTTCAGGCTTGTTGTTTTGATATTTATAAAGTAAATATTACACCTGCAACTGTCGAGCTCTTGGTAATAACAAAGGATGCATTTGATTCTCTTGAATTAACAGGCGTAAAATTGCAGTTAATAGATGTAACGGAATCGGATAGCTTGATTACTTCTCTTAACTTAGACGACCGGTCACAATTCAATTTTAAACTTGTTGAAGGTAGAAATTATAAGATAATAGCGTCAAGAGATGGGTATGAAAGTGACTCCATCAAACTTACCACCATTGATTTACCAAATTTCGATCAAATAAAACGAGAGATATTTTTAATAGAAAGGAAACAATTGAATGTGCTAACTTTTGAACGCACAACAAATGCTTGGCTTAAAGGAGTGAAAGTTGAATTATGGGATACTGATAAGAATGAACTTTTAAGGGAGATGACCAATCCTGATAGTAATTTTTTCAATTTTGAATTATTAAAGGGAAGAAATTATAAACTTTTAGCATCCAAAAAGAAGTATGAATCCGATATGATCACTATTTCTGCTAAAGAAACTGCTGCAGAAAAGTTACTGAACAGAAAAATGTTTTTGGAACTCAGTGCAATTGCTGAATTGAGAAAGCTGCTACCAATTAGACTCTTTTTTGATAATGATATGCCCAACCCTCGATCGGATTCAGACACCACCAATGTGTTGTTTTCGAAAATTTATAATGATTATGTAGCAAAGAAAGGTAAATACACTTATGAATTTACTCATATTTTGAAAGGACCGATTAAAGAAAAAACAATATTAGAAATTGATACATTTTTTGAGAAAGGAGTAAAAGCAAACGGAGATAAGCTTGAAATTTTTATGGATAAATTACAGATTATTTTGGAAGAAGGGCACGACATTGATATATTCTTAAAGGGATATGCATCGCCAAGAGCCAAGTCTGATTATAACCAAAAGCTATCTTCTAGAAGGGTCAATTCAATACGAAATGAATTTGACACCTATAATAATTCTTCATTTCATCCTTTTATAAAATCACAAAGTTTAAAAATAAAAGAAATACCTTTTGGAGAATCCATGTCAGGGAATGATGTAAGTGATAGTCTTGAAGATACCCGAAATTCAATATACAGTTTGAAGGCCGCGTATGAGCGAAGAGTTGAAATTCTGGAAATTCTTAAGGGCGTTGATGATCGAGGAAAATTATAA
- a CDS encoding gliding motility-associated C-terminal domain-containing protein translates to MNKVLQLKIMCNDQINIIGKACLRIVLTFLMFCSFQYVSYSTHLVGGQLSYKCLGNGFYEIRLVVRRDCLNGADTVFFDNPAVIGAFYGDGQKAFRVGIDGVFDMDYVKNDTLKEKVDNFCVGKNQEVCVHEAIYTKRIFLPFDERGYILAYQRCCRNTSLSNVVDPLETGTTYAIKFSAIDLLSCNSNPQFGNFPPIYVCVNKPFVFDHSATDVDGDSLVYMLCKPNLGKTRLVPAGRPNSPPYDSVVFKSPYNLDDLMNGGSGGVPLKIDPVTGVLTANPNTLGQFLVGVCVLEYRNGKLLSYATRDFELNIVPCGITPVASFVKNSSLCDGFDQKFTSTSKDANNYQWFFDFINDRNLKSNDQNPSFRYSKSGNYEVVLVVQNGECTDTFRQTISIIDPGLIPDFNYKIDCSADLTISLKDSSQSNFSIVKYDWSLSGNGNNLTSVLKDPVFKLSNGGRITITLTITDLNGCTSMLSKTIDISTIDIELIGNETDICIGDSVRLVKNPNPRFTYTWSPTTGLDLSNPSNPLAKPNVTTKYRVTITDGNCVVEKEILVKVRGLVNLRIEGDTLTCDGNISLTANSDSTNIFEWSFNRNFIPLEFTGVNFKTKISGNRIVYVRAGSKDQCQVVLAIQLLDKSILLNYPKQVVICSDDTTSFKIEIVNPGDQITIEWSPSPLIVSSANSLMPVIFVPEPGIYVLKFKATNQFNCTLTDSILVNAVSPPDADFKIDYECGSLKVVVTTSGNRNVSWDFGDGKGKAFTPMAMYTYNASGNYKITLKVDSVCERSITKEITIVDIDITLKDSILSCFGSTVELNPGGTNEFVYKWSPIEGLNDPNSPNPSAKVTKTTTYYVDIFDPNFPGCSKKDTITVFVPDRIELEVSGDTLLCESVKLKLFANSSNPLVKIIWCDQTGKEIGSGNSILVEPKETQLYQVKAEDEYGCVEKDTILVRISFLKAELKGPSVICLSDTAMITIMGEGNSKYTYDWSPKESIIGSSTGSKIIVNPTVNTTYSVEIRDTLGCSWTLTHNITVNDPSKNIFALADPVMIVPGYKSQLTTVDMFGYKYKWGPDDGSLSDDDIFNPVAMPSKTTTYVVTVTDEAGCTATASVVIMVKLCEDAVFIPNAFSPNGDSKNDFFLPRSQFITKMNMVIYNRWGQKLFETSEQLPGWDGTFKGERLGPDVFGYLIKFKCFENSEYTKKGNVSIIK, encoded by the coding sequence ATGAATAAGGTATTACAATTGAAAATTATGTGTAACGATCAAATTAATATCATAGGTAAAGCATGCTTAAGAATTGTCTTGACGTTCTTAATGTTTTGTTCGTTTCAATATGTTTCTTATTCGACTCATCTGGTCGGAGGCCAATTAAGTTATAAGTGCCTCGGAAATGGCTTTTACGAGATTAGGTTAGTAGTAAGACGTGATTGCTTGAATGGAGCAGACACTGTTTTTTTTGACAATCCTGCAGTAATTGGAGCCTTTTATGGAGATGGGCAAAAAGCGTTTAGAGTAGGCATTGATGGTGTGTTTGATATGGACTATGTCAAAAATGATACTTTAAAAGAAAAAGTAGATAATTTTTGTGTTGGAAAGAATCAAGAAGTTTGTGTGCATGAGGCCATTTATACAAAAAGAATTTTCTTGCCTTTTGATGAAAGAGGTTATATTTTAGCTTACCAACGATGCTGTCGCAATACTTCACTTTCTAATGTAGTGGACCCATTGGAAACTGGAACAACTTATGCAATTAAATTTAGTGCAATAGATTTATTAAGTTGTAATTCAAATCCACAATTTGGAAATTTTCCACCAATTTATGTTTGTGTAAATAAACCTTTTGTGTTTGATCACAGTGCAACCGATGTAGATGGTGATTCTTTGGTTTACATGTTGTGCAAGCCAAACTTAGGTAAAACCCGTCTTGTACCTGCTGGAAGACCAAATTCACCTCCATATGACAGTGTGGTGTTTAAATCTCCTTATAATTTAGATGATTTAATGAATGGTGGGTCAGGAGGAGTACCATTAAAAATTGACCCTGTAACTGGTGTGCTTACTGCAAACCCCAATACTCTTGGTCAATTTCTTGTTGGCGTTTGTGTGCTTGAATATAGGAATGGCAAATTATTATCCTATGCAACCAGGGATTTTGAATTAAATATCGTTCCATGTGGAATAACCCCTGTCGCTTCATTTGTTAAAAACAGTTCGCTTTGTGATGGATTTGATCAGAAATTTACCAGCACAAGTAAAGATGCTAATAATTATCAATGGTTTTTTGATTTTATTAACGATCGCAATTTAAAGTCTAATGATCAAAATCCAAGTTTTCGTTATTCCAAATCTGGTAATTATGAAGTTGTACTGGTCGTTCAAAATGGTGAATGCACAGATACATTTCGACAAACGATTTCTATAATTGATCCTGGATTAATACCTGATTTTAATTACAAGATTGATTGTTCAGCTGATTTGACAATATCTTTAAAAGATTCTTCGCAATCGAATTTTAGTATTGTTAAATATGATTGGAGTCTGTCCGGGAATGGAAATAATTTAACTTCAGTGTTAAAGGATCCTGTTTTTAAACTTTCGAATGGTGGACGAATTACAATTACCCTGACTATTACAGATTTAAATGGATGCACATCGATGCTTTCCAAGACTATTGATATAAGTACAATTGACATTGAGCTTATTGGGAATGAAACGGATATTTGTATTGGAGATTCAGTCAGATTAGTTAAAAATCCTAATCCAAGATTTACTTACACCTGGAGTCCAACTACAGGACTTGATTTATCCAATCCTTCCAACCCATTGGCTAAGCCAAATGTAACAACTAAATACCGAGTTACCATTACTGATGGAAATTGTGTCGTGGAAAAGGAAATTTTGGTTAAAGTTCGAGGGCTTGTGAACCTTAGAATTGAAGGTGATACGCTGACCTGTGATGGTAATATTTCATTGACTGCAAATTCCGATTCTACTAATATTTTTGAATGGTCATTTAATAGAAATTTTATTCCATTAGAATTTACGGGTGTAAATTTTAAAACTAAAATTAGCGGAAATAGAATCGTTTATGTTAGAGCAGGATCAAAGGATCAATGTCAAGTAGTTTTAGCAATCCAATTGTTAGATAAAAGTATTTTGCTAAATTATCCTAAGCAAGTCGTGATTTGTTCAGATGACACTACAAGTTTTAAAATTGAAATTGTTAATCCAGGAGATCAAATAACTATTGAGTGGTCCCCAAGTCCGTTGATTGTGAGTTCGGCAAATAGCTTAATGCCAGTAATTTTTGTTCCAGAACCCGGAATTTATGTTTTGAAATTTAAAGCAACTAATCAGTTTAATTGTACGTTGACAGATTCAATATTGGTGAATGCTGTCTCACCACCGGATGCTGATTTCAAAATTGATTATGAGTGCGGTTCTTTAAAGGTTGTTGTGACCACTTCTGGAAACAGAAATGTGAGTTGGGATTTTGGAGACGGCAAAGGAAAGGCTTTTACACCTATGGCAATGTATACCTATAATGCATCAGGCAATTATAAAATCACATTGAAGGTAGACAGCGTTTGTGAAAGAAGTATTACAAAGGAAATTACTATTGTTGACATAGATATAACCTTAAAAGATTCAATATTGTCATGTTTTGGCTCTACAGTTGAATTGAATCCTGGTGGCACAAATGAATTTGTCTATAAATGGTCACCCATTGAGGGGTTGAATGACCCTAATTCGCCAAATCCAAGTGCAAAAGTTACAAAAACCACTACCTATTATGTCGATATTTTTGATCCAAATTTTCCAGGATGTTCAAAAAAAGATACAATAACAGTTTTTGTGCCGGATAGAATTGAATTAGAAGTTAGCGGTGATACTTTGTTGTGTGAATCTGTAAAACTTAAATTATTTGCAAATTCAAGCAATCCGTTAGTAAAAATTATATGGTGTGATCAGACAGGCAAAGAAATTGGAAGTGGCAACAGTATTCTAGTTGAGCCAAAAGAAACGCAGTTGTACCAAGTAAAAGCTGAAGATGAGTACGGTTGTGTGGAAAAGGATACGATTCTTGTTAGAATTTCATTTTTAAAGGCAGAACTCAAAGGGCCGTCAGTTATTTGTCTAAGCGATACTGCAATGATTACGATAATGGGTGAAGGAAACTCTAAATACACCTATGATTGGAGTCCAAAGGAATCAATTATAGGTAGTTCCACCGGGTCAAAAATTATCGTAAATCCAACTGTTAATACTACCTATAGCGTAGAAATTAGAGATACTTTAGGGTGCAGTTGGACATTAACGCATAACATTACTGTTAATGACCCATCCAAAAATATTTTTGCACTGGCTGATCCTGTAATGATTGTGCCTGGTTATAAATCCCAGTTGACAACTGTTGATATGTTTGGTTACAAATATAAGTGGGGGCCTGATGATGGATCATTAAGTGATGATGACATTTTTAATCCAGTTGCAATGCCGTCCAAAACTACCACTTATGTAGTCACGGTTACCGATGAAGCAGGGTGTACTGCAACCGCTTCAGTTGTAATCATGGTTAAATTGTGTGAGGATGCTGTTTTTATACCCAATGCCTTCAGTCCAAATGGAGATTCTAAAAATGATTTCTTTCTTCCTCGATCCCAATTTATAACCAAAATGAATATGGTTATCTATAATCGATGGGGGCAAAAGTTATTTGAAACGTCTGAGCAATTGCCTGGTTGGGATGGCACTTTTAAAGGGGAGCGATTGGGGCCCGATGTATTTGGATATTTGATAAAATTTAAGTGTTTTGAAAATTCAGAATATACTAAAAAGGGAAATGTTTCAATTATTAAATAG
- a CDS encoding gliding motility-associated C-terminal domain-containing protein, translating into MKLNHKSWLYIISMLFFFSVSGEIKASHIVGGEMTYRCLGGNRYEVRLTLRRDCFNGSPEAEFDDPANIGIFDGNGVILRDLGKFGVIQMPFRKDDTLNEILKTECEVVGGDVCVHTTTYIGNVTLPYRNGGYQLVYQRCCRNKTITNIVDPELVGATYTVIITEDALRYCNVSPTFGEWPAVYICGDRPILFNHSVKDQEGDSLVYSLCIPYSGADTANSKPSTPKKPPYIPVTYKAPYGLFNLLGGFPELTIDRNTGLLKGQPNLIGQYLVGICISEYRNGRLLSQLRRDFQYNVRICTTNPVSNFDADIKVLCTEDRRVNFTSKSINAKDYTWFFDYPSPLYTSKDSITNFTYLGPGKYRVALIAKRAKDCIDTSYQDILVYDSTQLDARFDLNFGSCDDSININIVDRSFDSLLNIKNYSWEVKIGSKTYSSSQMDPKFTFIDTGQAHIRLLIESEGGCIDSLAKDFYLNRLKPQFLGDVIPICIGESTALISNPDARFKYSWSPPNGLSCNDCPNPIANPDSTTTYFVTVTDGQCEESDTLTVKVSRLLDIDIQGDTIICQDTIKLRANGGVESSIEWSDQKDFSNIIQNGDFEFSSVVKGKATFFVRAKSAANCPGSDSITVRNEKIITDVPNQFYKFCEQDTFELTLNNARPEHKLIYVWTPNTYVVSGQGTNKIKGYVPACEDQRFVINVENQYRCRAMDTIDVDIRCKPKASFRVDKNCDNTLVSFINESDQGLYTWEFGDNNSSSDINPVHNYKDTGSYIVTLRVKGECNNEITKFINVGFIKVNLNDTILSCNGDSVNINPDPDLNYKYKWTPADNLSDPDSPNPLVKVNSTTTYTVRVTDPNVADCFIERNVTVFVPPLINLRVNNDTVLCYSDTILLQAFTDAGISAKVEWLNEVGQFIGDGYKLVRSFADSQYIRAYATDLYGCTDVDSFKVIPIKTKYEIIGKKNLCPGADGFVEFIPKSNHTYKYSWSPSRFIVSGEQSDRILVKPSDTTIFYVDFENEYGCRYQDSFQVNISKFDPPLDAYADDDTIYLGQSTTLHVNGDFSGYKWVNPQGLSCIECTDPVASPLVSTLYKVTAINDDGCPGEAEVRVFVIRPNCDETDVFISNIFSPNGDNNNDEFRIRSNFLDQVELYVYDRWGEKIFETKDKNFWWDGTYKGGELPPDVYGYYFKVVCVDGQTYFKKGNVTLVR; encoded by the coding sequence ATGAAGTTGAATCATAAGAGTTGGTTGTATATAATATCCATGCTATTTTTCTTTTCCGTTTCGGGAGAGATTAAGGCCAGTCATATTGTTGGAGGTGAGATGACTTATAGATGTTTGGGGGGGAATAGGTATGAGGTTAGGTTAACTTTAAGAAGAGACTGTTTTAATGGAAGTCCGGAGGCGGAATTTGATGATCCTGCAAATATTGGTATTTTTGATGGCAATGGGGTTATCCTTAGGGACTTAGGAAAATTTGGGGTAATACAAATGCCATTCAGAAAAGATGACACCTTGAATGAAATTTTAAAGACGGAATGTGAAGTTGTAGGAGGAGATGTGTGTGTACATACTACCACATATATTGGTAATGTAACACTTCCTTACAGAAACGGTGGATACCAACTTGTATATCAAAGATGTTGTCGTAATAAAACAATTACTAATATCGTAGATCCAGAGTTAGTGGGAGCAACGTATACTGTAATTATTACGGAAGATGCTTTGAGGTATTGCAATGTAAGTCCGACATTTGGTGAGTGGCCAGCGGTTTATATTTGCGGAGACAGGCCAATTCTGTTTAACCACTCAGTAAAGGATCAGGAAGGGGATTCTCTTGTTTATTCATTATGTATTCCTTATTCAGGTGCAGATACAGCAAACTCAAAGCCTTCTACTCCTAAAAAACCTCCATACATTCCAGTGACGTATAAAGCACCATACGGACTTTTCAATCTTCTCGGTGGGTTTCCGGAATTAACAATTGATAGAAATACCGGTCTGTTAAAAGGACAGCCCAATCTTATAGGTCAATATCTTGTTGGAATATGTATAAGCGAGTATAGAAATGGACGGCTTCTTTCACAATTGAGAAGAGATTTTCAATATAATGTCAGGATCTGTACAACCAATCCTGTATCTAATTTTGACGCAGATATTAAGGTCTTATGTACTGAGGATAGAAGAGTTAATTTTACCAGTAAAAGTATTAATGCAAAGGATTATACCTGGTTTTTTGATTACCCTTCGCCTTTATATACTTCCAAAGACTCTATTACAAATTTTACTTATTTAGGCCCAGGTAAATATCGGGTTGCCTTAATTGCAAAGCGTGCCAAAGATTGTATCGATACAAGTTATCAAGATATCTTAGTTTATGACTCTACCCAATTAGATGCAAGATTTGATTTGAATTTTGGATCCTGTGATGATTCAATAAATATCAATATTGTAGATCGTTCATTCGATTCTCTTTTAAATATTAAAAATTATTCCTGGGAAGTAAAAATTGGTTCTAAAACATACAGTTCTTCCCAAATGGATCCAAAATTCACTTTTATCGATACTGGTCAAGCACACATAAGACTCTTGATTGAATCCGAAGGTGGGTGTATTGATTCTTTGGCCAAGGATTTTTATTTAAATCGACTGAAGCCCCAGTTTTTAGGAGATGTCATCCCTATTTGCATCGGAGAATCCACGGCATTAATATCCAACCCTGATGCTAGATTTAAGTATTCATGGTCGCCACCAAATGGATTAAGTTGTAATGATTGCCCAAACCCTATTGCCAATCCTGATAGTACAACCACCTATTTTGTGACCGTTACCGACGGTCAATGTGAAGAATCAGATACACTTACAGTAAAAGTATCCCGACTACTTGATATTGATATTCAGGGTGATACAATTATTTGTCAAGACACCATCAAATTAAGGGCAAATGGTGGAGTCGAATCATCTATAGAATGGTCTGATCAAAAGGATTTTTCTAACATTATTCAAAATGGTGATTTTGAATTTTCTTCAGTTGTTAAAGGTAAGGCTACCTTTTTTGTCAGGGCAAAGTCTGCTGCAAATTGTCCGGGGTCCGACAGCATCACCGTGAGAAATGAAAAAATAATCACAGATGTACCTAATCAATTTTATAAATTTTGTGAACAGGATACTTTTGAATTGACTCTAAACAATGCAAGACCAGAACATAAATTAATATACGTGTGGACTCCTAATACTTATGTTGTTTCTGGGCAGGGTACGAACAAAATAAAGGGTTATGTGCCAGCTTGTGAAGATCAAAGGTTTGTAATAAATGTAGAAAATCAATACAGGTGCAGAGCCATGGATACTATTGACGTTGATATCAGATGCAAGCCAAAAGCAAGTTTTAGAGTGGATAAAAATTGTGACAATACACTGGTGAGTTTTATCAATGAAAGTGATCAAGGATTATATACCTGGGAGTTTGGAGATAATAATTCCAGTTCTGATATTAATCCTGTTCATAATTATAAGGATACAGGTAGTTACATTGTTACCCTTAGAGTTAAAGGTGAATGTAATAATGAAATCACAAAATTTATCAATGTTGGCTTTATAAAAGTTAATTTGAATGATACAATTTTAAGTTGCAATGGTGATTCAGTTAATATCAATCCGGACCCTGACTTAAATTATAAATATAAATGGACACCTGCCGATAATCTCAGTGATCCCGACAGTCCAAACCCATTGGTAAAAGTAAATTCTACGACCACTTATACTGTACGGGTAACAGATCCCAATGTGGCAGATTGTTTTATTGAAAGAAATGTAACAGTTTTCGTTCCTCCTTTAATTAATTTAAGGGTAAACAATGACACAGTTTTGTGCTATAGTGATACAATTCTTTTACAAGCATTTACTGATGCAGGTATTTCAGCCAAAGTAGAATGGTTAAATGAGGTAGGGCAGTTTATAGGTGACGGATACAAATTGGTGAGAAGTTTCGCTGACTCACAATACATTCGGGCTTATGCTACGGATCTTTATGGTTGCACAGATGTAGATTCATTCAAAGTAATTCCAATAAAAACCAAATACGAAATTATTGGCAAGAAAAATTTGTGTCCAGGAGCAGATGGTTTTGTTGAATTCATTCCTAAAAGTAATCATACATATAAATATAGTTGGAGTCCTTCTAGATTTATCGTGTCAGGCGAACAAAGTGATCGAATTTTGGTAAAACCTTCAGATACCACCATATTTTATGTTGACTTTGAAAATGAATATGGCTGTAGATATCAAGACAGTTTTCAAGTAAACATCAGCAAATTTGACCCTCCATTGGATGCTTATGCTGATGACGATACGATATATCTCGGGCAATCTACCACCTTGCATGTAAATGGTGATTTTTCAGGTTACAAATGGGTTAATCCGCAAGGATTGAGTTGCATCGAATGTACAGACCCGGTAGCCTCGCCATTAGTTTCTACACTTTATAAGGTGACCGCAATAAATGATGATGGATGTCCAGGGGAAGCTGAAGTTAGGGTATTTGTGATCAGACCAAATTGTGATGAAACTGATGTATTTATTTCCAATATTTTTTCACCTAATGGGGATAACAATAATGATGAATTTAGAATAAGGAGTAACTTTTTGGATCAGGTAGAATTATATGTTTATGATCGATGGGGTGAAAAAATATTTGAAACAAAAGATAAGAACTTCTGGTGGGACGGGACTTATAAAGGAGGGGAACTCCCACCCGATGTTTATGGATATTACTTTAAGGTAGTCTGTGTAGATGGTCAAACTTATTTTAAAAAGGGAAATGTTACTTTAGTAAGATAG
- a CDS encoding PorP/SprF family type IX secretion system membrane protein, with translation MKKLKILGVFVLTVSLQIKFILAQDIHHSQFYTSPLNMNPALTGTFNGDWRAAGNYRSQWFVDNLVNYLTFTGSYDIRFYPKKWTTKGLWSAGFLFNYDRAGDSKLSLGYLGISASYAYPINKNNILSIGGLIGGAQRRFQQDQLTWDEQWNGSSFDPNLSSQENFDRTSNGFLDLAAGINYRWQKSARTKIDCGIGLFHLNKPEQQFFNQTESVKLPMRLNLNLMPNFKVLDRLDILLHAQFQRQQNYQEILFGGYGKFYLSLKRGKEFSLLLGVSARTKDAVIPKLAFQFNNWYGGLSYDINTSPFDLATRGRGGPEFSLIYTYVKSRPLSQLKACPIF, from the coding sequence GTGAAAAAGCTCAAAATTCTGGGGGTATTTGTATTGACGGTTAGCCTGCAAATAAAGTTTATCCTAGCACAGGACATTCACCATTCCCAATTTTATACTTCTCCACTTAATATGAATCCTGCATTGACGGGTACCTTTAATGGCGATTGGAGAGCGGCTGGAAACTACAGAAGTCAATGGTTCGTTGACAATCTGGTAAATTATTTGACTTTTACCGGAAGTTATGATATTAGATTTTATCCAAAAAAATGGACAACCAAAGGACTCTGGTCCGCCGGCTTCTTATTTAATTATGATCGGGCAGGAGATTCAAAACTTAGTTTAGGTTATTTGGGCATAAGCGCATCTTATGCATACCCAATTAATAAAAATAATATACTGTCAATTGGAGGCTTGATTGGAGGAGCTCAGAGGAGATTTCAACAAGATCAATTGACATGGGATGAGCAGTGGAATGGTTCAAGTTTTGATCCAAACTTATCTTCTCAAGAGAACTTTGACAGAACTTCAAATGGATTTTTAGATTTAGCAGCGGGAATAAATTACAGGTGGCAAAAATCTGCTCGAACTAAAATTGATTGTGGTATCGGTTTATTTCATCTCAATAAACCTGAGCAACAATTTTTTAATCAGACCGAAAGTGTAAAATTGCCCATGCGATTAAATTTGAATTTAATGCCTAATTTTAAGGTGCTGGACCGTTTGGACATACTCTTACATGCTCAGTTCCAAAGGCAGCAGAATTATCAGGAGATTTTGTTTGGAGGTTATGGAAAGTTTTATTTGTCCTTAAAGCGAGGAAAAGAATTTTCTTTGCTTTTGGGGGTGTCAGCCAGAACTAAGGATGCTGTCATACCTAAATTGGCATTTCAATTTAATAATTGGTATGGAGGTTTGAGTTACGATATTAATACTTCTCCATTTGATTTAGCAACACGAGGCAGAGGAGGACCTGAGTTTTCATTGATATATACCTATGTAAAATCAAGACCACTCAGCCAACTAAAGGCGTGTCCTATTTTCTAA